One part of the Arabidopsis thaliana chromosome 1 sequence genome encodes these proteins:
- a CDS encoding NAD(P)-binding Rossmann-fold superfamily protein (NAD(P)-binding Rossmann-fold superfamily protein; FUNCTIONS IN: alcohol dehydrogenase (NAD) activity, cinnamyl-alcohol dehydrogenase activity; INVOLVED IN: lignin biosynthetic process, cellular metabolic process, metabolic process; EXPRESSED IN: 9 plant structures; EXPRESSED DURING: LP.06 six leaves visible, LP.04 four leaves visible, 4 anthesis, petal differentiation and expansion stage; CONTAINS InterPro DOMAIN/s: NAD-dependent epimerase/dehydratase (InterPro:IPR001509), NAD(P)-binding domain (InterPro:IPR016040); BEST Arabidopsis thaliana protein match is: NAD(P)-binding Rossmann-fold superfamily protein (TAIR:AT1G09510.1); Has 5984 Blast hits to 5972 proteins in 1034 species: Archae - 45; Bacteria - 1406; Metazoa - 103; Fungi - 845; Plants - 2285; Viruses - 7; Other Eukaryotes - 1293 (source: NCBI BLink).) gives MCFSPEDRKKTDHLLALDGAKERLKLFKADLLDEGSFELAIDGCETVFHTASPVAITVKTDPQVELINPAVNGTINVLRTCTKVSSVKRVILTSSMAAVLAPETKLGPNDVVDETFFTNPSFAEERKQWYVLSKTLAEDAAWRFAKDNEIDLIVLNPGLVTGPILQPTLNFSVAVIVELMKGKNPFNTTHHRFVDVRDVALAHVKALETPSANGRYIIDGPVVTIKDIENVLREFFPDLCIADRNEDITELNSVTFNVCLDKVKSLGIIEFTPTETSLRDTVLSLKEKCLV, from the exons ATGTGTTTTTCTCCAGAAGATCGAAAGAAAACAGATCACCTTCTAGCACTTGACGGCGCAAAAGAAAGACTCAAATTATTCAAAGCAGATCTTCTAGATGAAGGTTCTTTTGAGCTCGCAATTGATGGATGCGAGACTGTCTTCCACACTGCTTCACCGGTTGCAATCACTGTCAAGACTGATCCTCAG GTTGAGCTGATCAATCCAGCCGTCAATGGTACTATTAACGTCCTAAGAACTTGCACTAAAGTGTCTTCTGTCAAGAGGGTCATCTTAACATCGTCCATGGCCGCAGTTCTTGCGCCTGAGACCAAGTTGGGACCAAACGATGTAGTAGACGAAACCTTCTTCACTAATCCAAGTTTTGCTGAGGAGAGAAAG CAATGGTATGTACTTTCTAAGACTTTGGCCGAAGATGCAGCATGGCGATTTGCCAAGGACAATGAGATCGACTTGATCGTACTGAATCCGGGACTTGTGACTGGACCAATCTTGCAGCCAACTCTTAATTTCTCGGTAGCTGTGATTGTGGAACTTATGAAAGGCAAGAATCCTTTTAATACTACACATCATAGGTTCGTGGACGTGAGAGATGTTGCTCTAGCTCATGTAAAGGCACTCGAGACTCCTTCAGCCAATGGCAGATATATCATTGATGGTCCGGTTGTGACAATAAAAGACATTGAAAACGTTTTGCGCGAATTCTTTCCTGATTTGTGTATTGCTGATAG GAATGAAGACATTACTGAGCTGAATTCAGTGACTTTCAATGTGTGTCTGGATAAAGTGAAAAGTTTGGGAATAATTGAGTTCACTCCTACAGAAACAAGCCTTAGAGACACTGTTCTTAGTCTCAAGGAGAAATGTCTTGTGTGA
- a CDS encoding NAD(P)-binding Rossmann-fold superfamily protein (NAD(P)-binding Rossmann-fold superfamily protein; FUNCTIONS IN: alcohol dehydrogenase (NAD) activity, cinnamyl-alcohol dehydrogenase activity; INVOLVED IN: lignin biosynthetic process, cellular metabolic process, metabolic process; LOCATED IN: cellular_component unknown; EXPRESSED IN: 8 plant structures; EXPRESSED DURING: LP.04 four leaves visible, 4 anthesis, C globular stage, F mature embryo stage, petal differentiation and expansion stage; CONTAINS InterPro DOMAIN/s: NAD-dependent epimerase/dehydratase (InterPro:IPR001509), NAD(P)-binding domain (InterPro:IPR016040); BEST Arabidopsis thaliana protein match is: NAD(P)-binding Rossmann-fold superfamily protein (TAIR:AT1G09500.1); Has 11399 Blast hits to 11383 proteins in 1876 species: Archae - 216; Bacteria - 4771; Metazoa - 368; Fungi - 952; Plants - 2526; Viruses - 56; Other Eukaryotes - 2510 (source: NCBI BLink).) — protein sequence MADGGKMVCVTGASGYVASWIVKLLLLRGYTVRATVRDPSDEKKTEHLLALDGAKEKLKLFKADLLEEGSFEQAIEGCDAVFHTASPVSLTVTDPQIELIDPAVKGTLNVLKTCAKVSSVKRVIVTSSMAAVLFREPTLGPNDLVDESCFSDPNFCTEKKLWYALSKTLAEDEAWRFAKEKGLDLVVINPGLVLGPLLKPSLTFSVNVIVELITGKDNFINKDFRLVDVRDVALAHIKAFETPSANGRYIIEGPVVTINDIEKILREFFPDLNLGNKGEASEIIPVIYKLCVEKVKSLGIEFTPTEATLRDTILSLKEKCLV from the exons ATGGCTGACGGAGGAAAAATGGTTTGCGTCACTGGAGCGTCCGGTTACGTTGCGTCTTGGATTGTTAAGCTTTTGCTCCTCCGTGGCTACACTGTTAGGGCCACCGTTCGAGACCCAA gtgatgaaaagaaaacagaacatcTTCTTGCACTAGACggtgcaaaagaaaaactcaaactgTTCAAAGCAGATCTTCTGGAAGAAGGTTCTTTCGAGCAAGCTATTGAAGGTTGTGACGCTGTCTTCCATACCGCTTCTCCAGTTTCACTAACTGTAACTGATCCTCAG ATTGAGCTGATTGACCCGGCAGTAAAGGGAACACTTAACGTCCTTAAAACTTGCGCTAAAGTTTCATCTGTTAAGAGGGTCATCGTAACATCGTCCATGGCCGCAGTTCTCTTTCGTGAGCCTACCTTGGGACCAAACGACTTAGTAGACGAGAGTTGCTTCTCGGATCCAAACTTTTGCACTGAGAAAAAG CTTTGGTATGCGCTCTCAAAGACTTTGGCCGAAGATGAAGCATGGCGATTCGCAAAGGAAAAAGGGCTCGACTTGGTCGTAATAAATCCAGGACTTGTGCTCGGACCGCTCTTGAAACCAAGCCTTACTTTCTCAGTAAATGTGATTGTGGAACTTATTACAGGTAAGGACaatttcatcaacaaggatTTTAGGCTCGTCGATGTGAGGGATGTTGCCCTCGCTCATATCAAAGCGTTCGAGACTCCTTCAGCCAACGGTAGATATATTATTGAGGGTCCGGTTGTGACGATAAATGACATTGAGAAGATTTTGCGTGAATTCTTTCCTGACTTGAATCTCGGTAACAA GGGTGAAGCAAGTGAGATCATTCCAGTGATATACAAGCTATGTGTTGAGAAAGTGAAGAGTTTGGGAATTGAGTTCACTCCCACAGAAGCAACCCTTAGAGACACTATTCTTAGCCTCAAAGAGAAATGTCTTGTGTGA
- a CDS encoding NAD(P)-binding Rossmann-fold superfamily protein (NAD(P)-binding Rossmann-fold superfamily protein; FUNCTIONS IN: alcohol dehydrogenase (NAD) activity, cinnamyl-alcohol dehydrogenase activity; INVOLVED IN: lignin biosynthetic process, cellular metabolic process, metabolic process; LOCATED IN: endomembrane system; EXPRESSED IN: 9 plant structures; EXPRESSED DURING: LP.06 six leaves visible, LP.04 four leaves visible, 4 anthesis, petal differentiation and expansion stage; CONTAINS InterPro DOMAIN/s: NAD-dependent epimerase/dehydratase (InterPro:IPR001509), NAD(P)-binding domain (InterPro:IPR016040); BEST Arabidopsis thaliana protein match is: NAD(P)-binding Rossmann-fold superfamily protein (TAIR:AT1G09490.1); Has 35333 Blast hits to 34131 proteins in 2444 species: Archae - 798; Bacteria - 22429; Metazoa - 974; Fungi - 991; Plants - 531; Viruses - 0; Other Eukaryotes - 9610 (source: NCBI BLink).) has translation MADGGKVVCVTGASGYIASWIVKLLLFRGYTINATVRDPKDRKKTDHLLALDGAKERLKLFKADLLDEGSFELAIDGCETVFHTASPVAITVKTDPQVELINPAVNGTINVLRTCTKVSSVKRVILTSSMAAVLAPETKLGPNDVVDETFFTNPSFAEERKQWYVLSKTLAEDAAWRFAKDNEIDLIVLNPGLVTGPILQPTLNFSVAVIVELMKGKNPFNTTHHRFVDVRDVALAHVKALETPSANGRYIIDGPVVTIKDIENVLREFFPDLCIADR, from the exons ATGGCTGATGGAGGAAAGGTGGTCTGCGTAACCGGAGCTTCCGGTTACATAGCGTCTTGGATCGTCAAGCTTTTGCTCTTCCgtggctacaccatcaatgCCACCGTTCGAGACCCAA AAGATCGAAAGAAAACAGATCACCTTCTAGCACTTGACGGCGCAAAAGAAAGACTCAAATTATTCAAAGCAGATCTTCTAGATGAAGGTTCTTTTGAGCTCGCAATTGATGGATGCGAGACTGTCTTCCACACTGCTTCACCGGTTGCAATCACTGTCAAGACTGATCCTCAG GTTGAGCTGATCAATCCAGCCGTCAATGGTACTATTAACGTCCTAAGAACTTGCACTAAAGTGTCTTCTGTCAAGAGGGTCATCTTAACATCGTCCATGGCCGCAGTTCTTGCGCCTGAGACCAAGTTGGGACCAAACGATGTAGTAGACGAAACCTTCTTCACTAATCCAAGTTTTGCTGAGGAGAGAAAG CAATGGTATGTACTTTCTAAGACTTTGGCCGAAGATGCAGCATGGCGATTTGCCAAGGACAATGAGATCGACTTGATCGTACTGAATCCGGGACTTGTGACTGGACCAATCTTGCAGCCAACTCTTAATTTCTCGGTAGCTGTGATTGTGGAACTTATGAAAGGCAAGAATCCTTTTAATACTACACATCATAGGTTCGTGGACGTGAGAGATGTTGCTCTAGCTCATGTAAAGGCACTCGAGACTCCTTCAGCCAATGGCAGATATATCATTGATGGTCCGGTTGTGACAATAAAAGACATTGAAAACGTTTTGCGCGAATTCTTTCCTGATTTGTGTATTGCTGATAGGTGa
- a CDS encoding NAD(P)-binding Rossmann-fold superfamily protein (NAD(P)-binding Rossmann-fold superfamily protein; FUNCTIONS IN: alcohol dehydrogenase (NAD) activity, cinnamyl-alcohol dehydrogenase activity; INVOLVED IN: lignin biosynthetic process, cellular metabolic process, metabolic process; LOCATED IN: endomembrane system; EXPRESSED IN: 9 plant structures; EXPRESSED DURING: LP.06 six leaves visible, LP.04 four leaves visible, 4 anthesis, petal differentiation and expansion stage; CONTAINS InterPro DOMAIN/s: NAD-dependent epimerase/dehydratase (InterPro:IPR001509), NAD(P)-binding domain (InterPro:IPR016040); BEST Arabidopsis thaliana protein match is: NAD(P)-binding Rossmann-fold superfamily protein (TAIR:AT1G09510.1); Has 9627 Blast hits to 9614 proteins in 1666 species: Archae - 148; Bacteria - 3563; Metazoa - 355; Fungi - 930; Plants - 2402; Viruses - 50; Other Eukaryotes - 2179 (source: NCBI BLink).), whose product MADGGKVVCVTGASGYIASWIVKLLLFRGYTINATVRDPKDRKKTDHLLALDGAKERLKLFKADLLDEGSFELAIDGCETVFHTASPVAITVKTDPQVELINPAVNGTINVLRTCTKVSSVKRVILTSSMAAVLAPETKLGPNDVVDETFFTNPSFAEERKQWYVLSKTLAEDAAWRFAKDNEIDLIVLNPGLVTGPILQPTLNFSVAVIVELMKGKNPFNTTHHRFVDVRDVALAHVKALETPSANGRYIIDGPVVTIKDIENVLREFFPDLCIADRNEDITELNSVTFNVCLDKVKSLGIIEFTPTETSLRDTVLSLKEKCLV is encoded by the exons ATGGCTGATGGAGGAAAGGTGGTCTGCGTAACCGGAGCTTCCGGTTACATAGCGTCTTGGATCGTCAAGCTTTTGCTCTTCCgtggctacaccatcaatgCCACCGTTCGAGACCCAA AAGATCGAAAGAAAACAGATCACCTTCTAGCACTTGACGGCGCAAAAGAAAGACTCAAATTATTCAAAGCAGATCTTCTAGATGAAGGTTCTTTTGAGCTCGCAATTGATGGATGCGAGACTGTCTTCCACACTGCTTCACCGGTTGCAATCACTGTCAAGACTGATCCTCAG GTTGAGCTGATCAATCCAGCCGTCAATGGTACTATTAACGTCCTAAGAACTTGCACTAAAGTGTCTTCTGTCAAGAGGGTCATCTTAACATCGTCCATGGCCGCAGTTCTTGCGCCTGAGACCAAGTTGGGACCAAACGATGTAGTAGACGAAACCTTCTTCACTAATCCAAGTTTTGCTGAGGAGAGAAAG CAATGGTATGTACTTTCTAAGACTTTGGCCGAAGATGCAGCATGGCGATTTGCCAAGGACAATGAGATCGACTTGATCGTACTGAATCCGGGACTTGTGACTGGACCAATCTTGCAGCCAACTCTTAATTTCTCGGTAGCTGTGATTGTGGAACTTATGAAAGGCAAGAATCCTTTTAATACTACACATCATAGGTTCGTGGACGTGAGAGATGTTGCTCTAGCTCATGTAAAGGCACTCGAGACTCCTTCAGCCAATGGCAGATATATCATTGATGGTCCGGTTGTGACAATAAAAGACATTGAAAACGTTTTGCGCGAATTCTTTCCTGATTTGTGTATTGCTGATAG GAATGAAGACATTACTGAGCTGAATTCAGTGACTTTCAATGTGTGTCTGGATAAAGTGAAAAGTTTGGGAATAATTGAGTTCACTCCTACAGAAACAAGCCTTAGAGACACTGTTCTTAGTCTCAAGGAGAAATGTCTTGTGTGA
- a CDS encoding NAD(P)-binding Rossmann-fold superfamily protein (NAD(P)-binding Rossmann-fold superfamily protein; FUNCTIONS IN: alcohol dehydrogenase (NAD) activity, cinnamyl-alcohol dehydrogenase activity; INVOLVED IN: lignin biosynthetic process, cellular metabolic process, metabolic process; CONTAINS InterPro DOMAIN/s: NAD-dependent epimerase/dehydratase (InterPro:IPR001509), NAD(P)-binding domain (InterPro:IPR016040); BEST Arabidopsis thaliana protein match is: NAD(P)-binding Rossmann-fold superfamily protein (TAIR:AT1G09480.1); Has 30201 Blast hits to 17322 proteins in 780 species: Archae - 12; Bacteria - 1396; Metazoa - 17338; Fungi - 3422; Plants - 5037; Viruses - 0; Other Eukaryotes - 2996 (source: NCBI BLink).), whose amino-acid sequence MLTLYSSSEDKKKTEHLLALDGAKERLKLFKADLLEESSFDQAIDGCDAVFHTASPVLFTVTDPQTELIDPALKGTINVLNTCKQVSSVKRVILTSSTAAVLSRQPPIGPNDLVDETFFSDPSLCRETKNWYSLSKILAENAAWQFAKDNGIDMVVLNPGFICGPLLQPTLNMSVELIVDFINGKNPFNKRYYRFSDVRDVALVHIKALETPSANGRYIIDGPNMSVNDIIDILRKLFPDLSIADTNEESEMNEMICQVCVEKVKNLGVEFTPMKSSLRDTIVSLKEKCLL is encoded by the exons ATGTTGACGTTATACTCTTCTTCAGAggacaagaagaaaacagaacatcTTCTTGCACTAGACGGTGCAAAAGAAAGACTCAAATTGTTCAAAGCAGATCTTTTggaagaatcttcttttgaTCAAGCTATCGATGGTTGTGATGCTGTCTTCCACACTGCTTCTCCAGTTCTATTCACTGTCACAGATCCTCAG ACTGAGCTGATTGATCCAGCCTTAAAGGGTACTATTAACGTCCTTAATACATGCAAACAAGTTTCTTCTGTCAAGAGGGTCATTCTGACATCTTCCACGGCTGCGGTTCTCTCTCGTCAGCCTCCTATTGGGCCAAACGACCTGGTGGACGAGACTTTCTTCTCCGATCCAAGTCTATGCAGGGAGACAAAG aattGGTATTCACTCTCCAAGATTTTGGCCGAGAATGCAGCGTGGCAATTTGCCAAAGACAATGGAATCGACATGGTTGTGTTGAATCCTGGATTTATTTGCGGACCACTCTTGCAACCAACTCTTAACATGTCGGTAGAGCTAATTGTGGATTTCATAAATGGTAAGAACCCTTTCAATAAAAGATACTACAGGTTCTCGGACGTAAGAGATGTCGCCTTGGTTCATATCAAAGCGTTGGAGACTCCTTCAGCCAATGGCAGATACATCATCGATGGTCCAAATATGAGTGTAAACGACATTATAGACATTCTTCGGAAGCTGTTCCCAGATTTGTCTATTGCTGATAC GAATGAAGAAAGTGAGATGAATGAGATGATATGCCAAGTGTGTGTGGAGAAAGTGAAAAATTTGGGAGTAGAGTTCACTCCTATGAAATCAAGCCTTAGAGACACTATTGTTAGCCTCAAGGAGAAATGTCTTTTATGA